In Camelus ferus isolate YT-003-E chromosome 5, BCGSAC_Cfer_1.0, whole genome shotgun sequence, one genomic interval encodes:
- the RTP5 gene encoding receptor-transporting protein 5 isoform X2, which produces MKRLQCGRCQWGWSSAHVHILFHLWWDEDSRLGLVKMRLWGQQCRVCPPGGDTCQASLLNVRLFLNKLVQFIVQKCYAEGPGADQCPEICFGERCEACDLGVCFFQKPPDPAWGPEVKSPSAGKGSTASPAPLNSHLAVERSRGYSPRSITAHLLEDSTFFHEDEDVVTVPFSLVRKDKGPTAEHSGQATIGRGSLYLPASSKTTPKGRSLLVNLRAPIFHGKGPLLSSIKPLETTNFIYKGRGCMPIPDEDEDEDPEWSLGHGQSLAPDGDSPQLLPYVVGLTNHGEGSLTFPSALADLIEEEDDPAILDGSLTFPFIFANQSKGGPSSACSTKGKGEDGGRGPLSGTSARGSLATSSGSITIPYSVLGVIRHKGSGPAAGGPQSGCDQKRRQRRSVLGRCPREEDFCCVEGCCVPRFDPYEEVWVWVSVAACVLWILYLYTVSPDSSPRG; this is translated from the exons ATGAAAAG GCTCCAGTGTGGCCGCTGCCAGTGGGGCTGGTCCTCCGCCCACGTGCACATCCTCTTCCACCTGTGGTGGGACGAGGACAGCCGGCTGGGGCTGGTGAAGATGCGCCTCTGGGGCCAGCAGTGCAGGGTGTGCCCACCAGGCGGAGACACCTGCCAGGCGAGCCTCCTGAACGTGCGGCTCTTCCTCAACAAGCTGGTGCAGTTCATCGTGCAGAAGTGCTACGCGGAGGGCCCCGGCGCCGACCAGTGCCCCGAGATCTGTTTCGGGGAGCGCTGCGAGGCCTGCGACCTGGGGGTCTGCTTCTTCCAGAAGCCCCCAGACCCTGCCTGGGGGCCTGAGGTCAAGAGCCCCAGCGCGGGCAAGGGCAGCAcggccagccccgcccccctCAACAGCCACCTCGCAGTCGAGCGCTCCAGGGGCTACTCGCCCCGTTCCATCACCGCCCACCTCTTGGAGGACAGCACCTTCTTCCACGAAGACGAGGACGTTGTCACCGTCCCCTTCTCCCTTGTGCGCAAGGACAAGGGGCCCACGGCTGAACACTCTGGGCAGGCCACCATCGGCAGGGGCTCCCTCTACCTGCCGGCCAGTTCCAAGACCACACCCAAGGGCAGAAGCCTTCTGGTGAACCTCAGAGCCCCCATCTTCCACGGCAAAGGCCCCCTCCTCAGCAGCATCAAGCCCCTGGAGACCACAAACTTCATCTACAAAGGCCGGGGCTGCATGCCCATCCCCGacgaggatgaggatgaggaccCTGAGTGGTCTCTGGGGCACGGCCAGAGCCTCGCCCCTGATGGGGACAGCCCGCAACTCCTGCCCTATGTCGTCGGCCTCACGAACCACGGAGAGGGCTCCCTCACCTTCCCCTCAGCCTTGGCCGACCTCATCGAGGAGGAGGACGACCCCGCCATCCTTGATGGCTCCCTCACCTTCCCCTTCATCTTTGCCAACCAGAGCAAAGGTGGgccttcctctgcctgcagcaccaAAGGCAAAGGGGAGGATGGCGGCCGTGGCCCCCTTTCAGGGACCAGTGCCCGCGGCTCCCTTGCAACGAGCAGTGGCTCCATCACCATCCCCTACTCAGTCCTTGGCGTCATCCGGCACAAGGGCTCCGGCCCCGCGGCCGGTGGCCCTCAAAGTGGCTGTGACCAGAAGCGGAGGCAGCGCAGGTCTGTGCTGGGCAGGTGCCCCCGGGAGGAGGACTTCTGCTGCGTTGAAGGCTGCTGTGTGCCCCGCTTCGACCCCTATGAGGAGGTCTGGGTCTGGGTCTCCGTGGCCGCCTGCGTCCTCTGGATACTGTACCTGTACACCGTCAGCCCTGACAGCTCCCCGCGGGGGTGA
- the RTP5 gene encoding receptor-transporting protein 5 isoform X1 has translation MDGVDVWASTLAQLMAKRKPQDTWELVPEENLASGHVDSRGFQYRLRGLSRLQCGRCQWGWSSAHVHILFHLWWDEDSRLGLVKMRLWGQQCRVCPPGGDTCQASLLNVRLFLNKLVQFIVQKCYAEGPGADQCPEICFGERCEACDLGVCFFQKPPDPAWGPEVKSPSAGKGSTASPAPLNSHLAVERSRGYSPRSITAHLLEDSTFFHEDEDVVTVPFSLVRKDKGPTAEHSGQATIGRGSLYLPASSKTTPKGRSLLVNLRAPIFHGKGPLLSSIKPLETTNFIYKGRGCMPIPDEDEDEDPEWSLGHGQSLAPDGDSPQLLPYVVGLTNHGEGSLTFPSALADLIEEEDDPAILDGSLTFPFIFANQSKGGPSSACSTKGKGEDGGRGPLSGTSARGSLATSSGSITIPYSVLGVIRHKGSGPAAGGPQSGCDQKRRQRRSVLGRCPREEDFCCVEGCCVPRFDPYEEVWVWVSVAACVLWILYLYTVSPDSSPRG, from the exons ATGGACGGGGTGGACGTGTGGGCCAGCACCCTGGCCCAGCTGATGGCCAAGAGGAAGCCCCAGGACACCTGGGAGCTGGTCCCCGAGGAGAACCTGGCCTCTGGGCATGTGGACAGCCGCGGTTTCCAGTACCGACTGAGGGGGCTTTCGAG GCTCCAGTGTGGCCGCTGCCAGTGGGGCTGGTCCTCCGCCCACGTGCACATCCTCTTCCACCTGTGGTGGGACGAGGACAGCCGGCTGGGGCTGGTGAAGATGCGCCTCTGGGGCCAGCAGTGCAGGGTGTGCCCACCAGGCGGAGACACCTGCCAGGCGAGCCTCCTGAACGTGCGGCTCTTCCTCAACAAGCTGGTGCAGTTCATCGTGCAGAAGTGCTACGCGGAGGGCCCCGGCGCCGACCAGTGCCCCGAGATCTGTTTCGGGGAGCGCTGCGAGGCCTGCGACCTGGGGGTCTGCTTCTTCCAGAAGCCCCCAGACCCTGCCTGGGGGCCTGAGGTCAAGAGCCCCAGCGCGGGCAAGGGCAGCAcggccagccccgcccccctCAACAGCCACCTCGCAGTCGAGCGCTCCAGGGGCTACTCGCCCCGTTCCATCACCGCCCACCTCTTGGAGGACAGCACCTTCTTCCACGAAGACGAGGACGTTGTCACCGTCCCCTTCTCCCTTGTGCGCAAGGACAAGGGGCCCACGGCTGAACACTCTGGGCAGGCCACCATCGGCAGGGGCTCCCTCTACCTGCCGGCCAGTTCCAAGACCACACCCAAGGGCAGAAGCCTTCTGGTGAACCTCAGAGCCCCCATCTTCCACGGCAAAGGCCCCCTCCTCAGCAGCATCAAGCCCCTGGAGACCACAAACTTCATCTACAAAGGCCGGGGCTGCATGCCCATCCCCGacgaggatgaggatgaggaccCTGAGTGGTCTCTGGGGCACGGCCAGAGCCTCGCCCCTGATGGGGACAGCCCGCAACTCCTGCCCTATGTCGTCGGCCTCACGAACCACGGAGAGGGCTCCCTCACCTTCCCCTCAGCCTTGGCCGACCTCATCGAGGAGGAGGACGACCCCGCCATCCTTGATGGCTCCCTCACCTTCCCCTTCATCTTTGCCAACCAGAGCAAAGGTGGgccttcctctgcctgcagcaccaAAGGCAAAGGGGAGGATGGCGGCCGTGGCCCCCTTTCAGGGACCAGTGCCCGCGGCTCCCTTGCAACGAGCAGTGGCTCCATCACCATCCCCTACTCAGTCCTTGGCGTCATCCGGCACAAGGGCTCCGGCCCCGCGGCCGGTGGCCCTCAAAGTGGCTGTGACCAGAAGCGGAGGCAGCGCAGGTCTGTGCTGGGCAGGTGCCCCCGGGAGGAGGACTTCTGCTGCGTTGAAGGCTGCTGTGTGCCCCGCTTCGACCCCTATGAGGAGGTCTGGGTCTGGGTCTCCGTGGCCGCCTGCGTCCTCTGGATACTGTACCTGTACACCGTCAGCCCTGACAGCTCCCCGCGGGGGTGA